DNA from Prosthecochloris marina:
CCTGTTTTTGTCGGTTGAATCGTTGAGTTACTCAACGGTTATGTAAAAAGCCTACGTGTAGCCGAAAAGCACGTTCTTCCATTGTAAATATTGACGTCACGCTCATTTTCTCCGAAAAACACAAAACAACGGATGATAGGTAAGATGTACTCCGGATCCCGAAGGAAACGACGAACGGTAACGCTCGACAAAGCTGCGGTGACGTGTTTTCGTCCATCTCTCACGGGCAAGACCATTAACCCCAGTACGGCTTATGTGACGTAGCACCTCTTCAGGGCTCCTGAAATCGAGCTTGCGCACATCTTCATGCAGAACCAATGGCCTGAACCAGGGCCGGGCCATTTTTTCCTGCTCGGCAAGAGAATGGTAGCTGAGCGTATGCGCCTCAAGCGAACTGACCTCGAGCATGTTTCTTCGCCCGAAAGTACTGAACGCAAGAAGCCCATCCGGCCTGATAATCTCGGACATTCTCAAGAAAAATGAGGGCATATCTGTAAGCCACTGAACGGTTGCGTTCGATGCTGCAAGATCGACGGTATCGGGTAGACGTTCACACTCCTCGATATCCGCCGCTATGAAAGAGAACTCCCGTACACCATGATTCAAAACGATCCTGCGGACCAGCTCACGGCTTTCGCCTACCAGATCGTTTGCCACATAACGCATTGCATCACAACGACTGAGCAATGCTTCGGTAAACGCTCCTGAACCCGAACCTATCTCCAGAACACGCCCGAACAGCGGTGGTTTTTTATTGCCACAAATCAATTCGGCCAACTCGCATGCCATGCTTTCCTGAATGATCGCATGTCGGCGATACTCTTTCAGGCGTCTGGCAAACCGCTGCCTGACAAGCTCTTTGTTCACCGCTCCATGCATGTACACACCCTTTGCCAGTTGCTGAAATCGAAGAACGGAAAGTGGGCCATTTCGTCCACCACCGTATGCTTTATCCCACGCCACGCAAATGCCTGGGCTACCGGTGGAAAAATCATATCACGCCCGCCGATCAACGCCTCCGTATAGCTCCATGATGGTACGCCCCCTTCTTCAACATTCTTCTCGACGCTCTGCAGAATCAACGCGAGCTCCTCTCTTTGATCGGAAGCAGTACGTAGAGGAGCAATATCGAGAAACCGTTCGAACAAAGAGGCTTTACCACCGCACATCCGCCTCATGAACCGTTTTCTGTTCCCTTCATCATAGTTATCGAGCGTTGCCCGAAAAATATCGGGCGGAATTCCTTCATCGCTGCTTACCGGATTCACGGTGCCGTTTATCGCCAATGCCCGGTCAATCCCGTGTAATCCCGCCCGGGATGCCGCCCACACCCCGAGGGACCATGCCACAACCATCCGTTCATCATACCCGGCAACCGTACCGAGCACATCTGCAGGCAGAACTGTCGAACGATAATCATAGCAAAGCAAAATATCACTGTCGAACCCGGAAGTATTGGACTGGAGATAATCGGCAATCCGGCTGTCCATCCCCCATCCGTTGAAAAAAATCAGGAGCCGGCTATATCCTTTTCTTTGTATCCAATGAGTAATCATATCGTTCAGTGGCAGGTAGCGTGTAACCGTTTTTTATAAAATGATCAACGTACGGCATGCAATATCTCCGGAATACCGGATACACCCTCCCATCCGATGTCCGCCCGGAGAGAAAACCGTATTCTCGCAGTATTCTCAGGTACCGTTGGAGGACGAACCGGCAGCGCGAGAATTCCTGCGTCACGCAACGCCGACGCCGTTCGAACAGCACTGCTGTTCGAACCCACGATAACCGGCACAATCTGACTTTCACCGGCGGTGCGCATTCCTTTTTCTTTCAATGCATCACGTAACCGTACGCCAAGAAAATGCAAATGACTTCGCTCTGCAACCTTCGTTCGTTGATGTTCCAGCACCATTTTACTCCACCCGAGAACCACCGGTGGGAGGGCTGTGGTAAAAATCAGGGGACGCATGGTATTGATAAGGTAATCACGGACCACACCGTCCATGATACCGTAGGCACCGGTAGAAGCAAACGCCTTGCCGAATGTCCCAACAATGATGTCGATGGAACCGGTGAGCCCCGATATTTCGCACAACCCCTGCCCCGTCTCACCAAATGTCCCGACACCGTGTGCTTCGTCGACAATCAGGAAGGCATCATACCGTTCACGGAGTTCACAAAGCTTTTTCAGGTCGGCCAGATCACCGTCCATGCTGAAAACCGATTCGCTGACGATAAACAACTGGCGGTATTTTTCACGGCCCTGATCAAGCAACATTTCGAGATGATCGTAATCAAGGTGACGGAATCGTTTGAAATCCGCATCAGCGATCCTGCATCCGTCGATGATGCTGGCATGGTTCAGTTTATCACTGAGGATCAGATCATGCCGCGTCGTCAAAGCGGGAAGTATACCGATATTTGCATGATAACCGCTGTTGAACACCAGTGCGGCTGATCTGCCGTACCAGGCCGCAAGATACTCTTCCAGCTCTTCGTAGAGCCGGTGGTTCCCTGTGAGCAGACGTGAGGATGAACTGGCCAGGCCGAACCGGTCGTCATTGTTCAGCGGATCGAACGAAAGAAGGTACTCTCGCCGAAGCTTCCCGTCATCACCAATACCGAGGTAATCGTTCGAGGAAAGGTTCAGGGCACTCCGTCCTCCTGATTCGATGGATGCTCCCCGGCGTTCCCCTGTTTCGGGAAACATTCTGAAACACTGTCGCCCCCTGAGCATTTCAAGCTCTTTTTGCATATGCTCTTTCAGGCTCATGAATCCGTACTCCCCATGAAACCTGAAAGCTGCTGCGTGAGCGTCCTGTCATCCTCGACCCTTCGTCCCCTCGTTGTCAGGTATCCTCCGGTAAGCAATCCGTTCGCCCCTGCAAGCATCAACAGACCCTGGAAATCTTTCATCACCGTCTCACGCCCGGCTGCAAACTTGATGATTTTTCGGGGATGAGCAAGCCTGCATAGCGCGAACGTTGTAACAATATCGGTAACTGCCGGAGTCTCGACACCCTGTAGAGGAGTCCCGTCTATCGGTACGAGCACGTTGAGCGGAATAACCGCAATATCAAGCTCTTGCAGAGCATAGATAAAGTCAAGACGCTCACGCATTGTTTCACCAACCCCCAGTATCCCGCCACAGCACACCGATACGCCATACTTTCGGAGCAGTCGCACGGTTTCAAGACGCTCATCCAGAGAATGAGTGGTGGCAATGAGATCATCGTAACGATCAGGAGCAACCTGGATATTGATATTGTAGTGTGCAACATTATGCTCCGCGAGCACACGGACAGGTTCTTCACCGAGAACTCCGAGAGACGCACAAACATGTAGCCCGGGATACTCCTGCTGCAGCTGATCGATACTATCGACAATCTTCAGAAACTCCGGGTTGACCGTTCTGTAGCCGTAGCCGCTGGTAACGATCCCGAAAAACCTGACGCCTTCCTTATAAACGTTACCGGCAGATTCC
Protein-coding regions in this window:
- a CDS encoding aminotransferase class I/II-fold pyridoxal phosphate-dependent enzyme — its product is MQKELEMLRGRQCFRMFPETGERRGASIESGGRSALNLSSNDYLGIGDDGKLRREYLLSFDPLNNDDRFGLASSSSRLLTGNHRLYEELEEYLAAWYGRSAALVFNSGYHANIGILPALTTRHDLILSDKLNHASIIDGCRIADADFKRFRHLDYDHLEMLLDQGREKYRQLFIVSESVFSMDGDLADLKKLCELRERYDAFLIVDEAHGVGTFGETGQGLCEISGLTGSIDIIVGTFGKAFASTGAYGIMDGVVRDYLINTMRPLIFTTALPPVVLGWSKMVLEHQRTKVAERSHLHFLGVRLRDALKEKGMRTAGESQIVPVIVGSNSSAVRTASALRDAGILALPVRPPTVPENTARIRFSLRADIGWEGVSGIPEILHAVR
- a CDS encoding DUF452 family protein; protein product: MITHWIQRKGYSRLLIFFNGWGMDSRIADYLQSNTSGFDSDILLCYDYRSTVLPADVLGTVAGYDERMVVAWSLGVWAASRAGLHGIDRALAINGTVNPVSSDEGIPPDIFRATLDNYDEGNRKRFMRRMCGGKASLFERFLDIAPLRTASDQREELALILQSVEKNVEEGGVPSWSYTEALIGGRDMIFPPVAQAFAWRGIKHTVVDEMAHFPFFDFSNWQRVCTCMER
- the bioC gene encoding malonyl-ACP O-methyltransferase BioC codes for the protein MHGAVNKELVRQRFARRLKEYRRHAIIQESMACELAELICGNKKPPLFGRVLEIGSGSGAFTEALLSRCDAMRYVANDLVGESRELVRRIVLNHGVREFSFIAADIEECERLPDTVDLAASNATVQWLTDMPSFFLRMSEIIRPDGLLAFSTFGRRNMLEVSSLEAHTLSYHSLAEQEKMARPWFRPLVLHEDVRKLDFRSPEEVLRHISRTGVNGLARERWTKTRHRSFVERYRSSFPSGSGVHLTYHPLFCVFRRK
- the bioB gene encoding biotin synthase BioB, whose protein sequence is MRAPIHESILKAYSVLETGEPLPFDVAIELACLAGEDVPDLLSLANKVKNRHAMLTDGCLHSCSIINAKSGVCAENCRFCAQSLHNSADVEQYPLLDATHILESAGNVYKEGVRFFGIVTSGYGYRTVNPEFLKIVDSIDQLQQEYPGLHVCASLGVLGEEPVRVLAEHNVAHYNINIQVAPDRYDDLIATTHSLDERLETVRLLRKYGVSVCCGGILGVGETMRERLDFIYALQELDIAVIPLNVLVPIDGTPLQGVETPAVTDIVTTFALCRLAHPRKIIKFAAGRETVMKDFQGLLMLAGANGLLTGGYLTTRGRRVEDDRTLTQQLSGFMGSTDS